A stretch of Telopea speciosissima isolate NSW1024214 ecotype Mountain lineage chromosome 11, Tspe_v1, whole genome shotgun sequence DNA encodes these proteins:
- the LOC122646905 gene encoding tRNA (adenine(58)-N(1))-methyltransferase catalytic subunit TRMT61A, translated as MLPMDPTKKISFQRLISEGDLVIVYERHDHMKAVKVCCGSVLQNRFGVFQHTDWIGKPFGSKVLSNKGGFVYLLAPTPELWTLVLSHRTQILYIVDISFVISYLEIVPGCLILESGTGSGSLTTSLARAVAPYGHVYTFDFHEQRAALAREDFEKTGLSSLITVEVRDIQGGGFPENFCGLADSVFLDLPQPWLAIPSAGKMLKQDGVLCSFSPCIEQVQRSCESLRTNFTDIRTFEVLLRSYEVQEGRRECTGDDEGDPLGSLPCKRKQCSSGRSNGKEKSDVHTVMVRPCSEARGHTGYLTFARLKCL; from the exons ATGTTGCCAATGGATCCCACAAAGAAGATTTCTTTTCAACGCTTGATAAGTGAAGGGGATCTGGTAATCGTGTACGAGAGGCACGACCACATGAAGGCCGTCAAGGTTTGCTGTGGCTCTGTGCTCCAGAACCGATTTGGTGTTTTTCAACACACAGACTGGATTGGAAAGCCATTTGGGTCCAAAGTGCTGAGCAATAAGGGTGGATTTGTTTACCTCCTTGCCCCAACCCCGGAGCTGTGGACTTTGGTTCTAAGCCACAGGACTCAGATTCTATACATTGTGGATATCAGCTTTGTTATCTCTTACTTGGAAATTGTTCCCGGCTGCTTGATTCTTGAGTCGGGCACAGGGAGTGGGTCTCTCACCACATCACTTGCCAGGGCTGTGGCTCCTTATGGTCACGTTTACACATTCGACTTCCATGAACAAAGGGCTGCCTTGGCTAG GGAGGATTTTGAGAAGACTGGATTGAGCAGCTTAATTACAGTTGAAGTTAGAGATATTCAAGGCGGAGGGTTTCCTGAAAATTTTTGTGGACTGGCGGATTCTGTCTTCCTTGACCTCCCCCAACCTTGGCTGGCAATACCTTCTGCTGGCAAAATGTTGAAGCAAGATGGAGTTTTGTGTTCCTTTTCACCCTGCATTGAGCAAGTTCAGCGCTCATGTGAGAGTCTCAGAACAAACTTTACCG ATATAAGGACATTTGAGGTCCTCCTCCGCTCGTATGAAGTCCAAGAAGGTAGGAGGGAGTGCACTGGAGATGATGAAGGTGATCCTTTGGGGTCTCTTCCTTGCAAGAGGAAACAGTGTTCAAGTGGAAGAagcaatgggaaggaaaaatcTGATGTTCATACAGTCATGGTGAGGCCATGCAGTGAAGCAAGAGGTCACACTGGCTATTTGACATTTGCAAGACTCAAATGCCTGTAG